The DNA window GTTATTTATTACTGAATATCGCTCTATCCTGTAATTTAGATACGGGTACAATATCTACTTTTGCATAAATGCAATCACCATATTATTACTGCATAGGGAAATTTCAATTTATCATTTATTAACTAAATATTTTCTTTTAAGGCTTCATTCTTCAGACTCTATTTCTCAACTCGTATACGGGCATCCACAGCAATAACATCCTTACTAGTTGCCAATAACGGGTTAATATCCATCTCTTTTATCTCTGTTGCAAAACGAAGCAAAGTTGATAAACGAACAATTATTTCTGCAAACTTATCTTCATTTACACCTTTCTGACCGCGGGTTCCCTGAATAATTTTATATGCCTTCAAAGAGCGAATCATAGAATATGCTTCTTCATAGGATAATGGAGCAAGACCGGATGATACATCTTTCAGCACTTCCACAAAGATTCCTCCCAATCCGCAAAGAACCACATGCCCAAACTTTTCTTCGTACTTAGCTCCGATAAATAACTCTGTGCCTTTCAACATAGGCTGAACCATTATAGCTGTTACCTCCGGAAGTTTCATCATCCGTTCAAAATCGAGTGCCAGATGTTGTTCCGATTTTATATTTAATGCAACGCCACCAATATCCGATTTGTGTATAGGACCAACCACTTTCGCCACCACAGGGAAACCACATTTCCGTGCAAAAGCAAGCACCTCTTCTTTATCTGCAGAAACAAATTCTTCTACAACCGGAATACCGGCCGAACGTAATAAATCCTGCACAAGATGGGGTTCTATATATCCATTATCCTGAATAGAATCGATTATCCGACGAATATGGGGGATATCAACTCCAAAGAGTTCAATTTCCTTAACGGCAGGTTGAGGAACATTCATTATCCGTATTAAAGCAGTACCCAGCGTTACCTCATCAGCAAAGTTTACATGACCTTTTTTCAGGAAAACATCCACTTCTTTCCCGGCAGTATGCAAAGAAGGAAGCACAGGGAATACAGGTTTCTTGCAGGTAAGCATCTTCTGATGGAGTACATCGTAGGCTTCAAACATGGAAACCAGTCCGGGAGTCCCGAAGATTACCAGAATAGCATCGATCTCTTCAAACTTCTCTTCGCAATAATCTATTGCAAGACCCAGATGTTCAGGTGTGCCTGTTGCCAGAATATCGATCGGATTCCCCACGGCAGCTCCGGGAAACAGCTTTCCTTTCAACTCATCGGCCAATTCGCCTTCAAGTTTAGGAACATTGAGTCCGCCTTTTGATAATGCATCGGTCAGCATTACTCCAGGACCTCCGGCATGGGTAACGATTGCAAAATTCTTTCCCTTTAAAGGAGGAAGAGTGAAAATACAACCTACTGTTGTAAGTTCCTCACGGGAATAGCAGCGAACAATACCCGCTTTACGGAACAAAGCCTCAACAGCCGAGTCCGAACTGGCAATAGCTCCGGTATGCGACGAAGCAGCTCTGCTCCCACTCTCTGAGCTACCTGATTTAATAGCAGCAATACGGCAACCTTTGCGGATTAATGAAGATGCATGAATCAACAATCGATCAGGGTCCTTGATACTTTCTATGTATATCAGCTTAATCTTTGAATCTGTTTCCGGGTTAAAGTTTTCATCCATGTATTGCAGCACATCTTCCACCCCTATTTGTTTGGCATTGCCCACAGACCATACGGAATTAAACTGAAGACCTTTGGTTACTGCACTCTCCAGAATAAAAACAGCCGTTGCACCGGAACTGGAAATAAGATCCACCCCCTTGGGGTTAAGCAACGGAATAGGTTTAGTAAAGACACTGTGATGCCAGGTATTCATTAACCCGATGCAGTTTGGCCCTATTAATGAGGCTTCATACTTATTCACCGTTTCAAGAATGGCATCTTCCAGCAAAGCACCTTCGTGAGTTTCCTCGCCAAAACCGGCCGATAAGATAATAAAGGCACGAACCTGTTTGTCGCGAGCAAGTGTCTCTACAGCAGCCGGGCACATTCCTGCAGGAATTGCCAGGATAGCCAAATCCGTTTCAGGAATCTCGGAAACATCCGAATACGATTTTATTCCTTGCACTTCGCTTTCTTTGGGATTCACTGCTCTCAGTTCTCCCTGAAAACCTCCTGATATAAGATTCCGAAGAATTGCCCCTCCGGGTTTATGTACATTATTTGAAGCACCCACCACTACAATACTTTGTGGATGCAGTAACTCTTTTGTTATCATAAAATGTATATTTTTCGTTTTTTTATAGAAAACAAAGTTAGCAAATTTGTGAAATTATTCATCTGTCACCAGTTCTTTTTCACTTCACCCTGAATTATTTATCAATACATAAGATTAAACTAACCAATCATTGCCCAAACATTAACAAAAACTCCCTGAAAGATTATAATTAAGGTCACGACCCTAATTATTTAGCCTCACGAGGCTGGCATATTGAGGTCGGGACCCTAACACAACAGCCTCATGAGGCTAATAATAATGTTTCACCGGAAAATTGTTAAGCTTTCTGTTTTTCCGAACTAATATTCCATTATTCCCTTAAAAACCTTTATCTTTGCACGTTGCAATTGCTGAAGCTTTACGGCGTGAAGCCCGCATTTACAACCAAAGAATGTAATATAAAAATTCATCATACATGGAAAAGAAATATAAAAGAACCACGGTGACCTCAGCGTTGCCTTATGCAAACGGACCGGTTCACATCGGACACCTTGCCGGAGTATACGTTCCGGCTGACATTTATGTACGTTACCTTCGCCTTAAAAAAGAAGATGTGCTCTTCGTTGGCGGTTCAGACGAACATGGTGTGCCTATCACTATCCGTGCAAAGAAGGAAGGTGTAACTCCACAGGACGTTGTTGATAAATACCACGGCATTATTAAAAAGTCTTTCGAGGATTTCGGCATCTCATTCGATGTTTACTCTCGTACTTCTTCAAAGACTCATCACGAAGTGGCTTCTGATTTCTTCAAAAAACTGTATGACAAAGGAGAATTTATCGAAAAGACTTCTGAACAATACTACGACGAAGAGGCAAAACAATTCCTTGCCGACAGATATATTACCGGAAAATGCCCTCATTGTGGCAATGAAAATGCTTATGGTGACCAATGCGAAGCCTGCGGAACTTCATTGAGTCCAACGGATTTGATTGATCCTAAATCGGCTATCAGCGGTAGCAAACCAGTTATGCGCGAAACAAAGCACTGGTATTTGCCACTGGATAAGCACGAAGCATGGTTGCGTCAATGGATATTGGAAGACCACAAGGAATGGAAGTCCAATGTTTACGGACAATGCAAGTCATGGCTGGATATGGGACTCCAACCACGTGCCGTGAGCCGCGACCTCGATTGGGGTATTCCTGTTCCGGTAGAAGGTGCCGAAGGTAAAGTGCTTTATGTATGGTTTGACGCTCCAATCGGATATATTTCAAATACAAAAGAATTACTTCCTGATTCATGGGAAACATGGTGGAAAGATTCAAATACCCGCCTGCTTCACTTCATCGGAAAAGATAATATTGTGTTCCATTGCATTGTATTCCCTGCAATGTTGAAGGCAGAAGGCAGCTATATCCTGCCGGACAATGTTCCTGCCAATGAGTTTCTGAACCTTGAAGGTGATAAGATTTCAACTTCACGCAACTGGGCTGTATGGTTACACGAATACCTGCAAGATTTCCCTGGAAAACAGGATGTTCTTCGTTATGTATTGACAGCCAATGCTCCTGAAACAAAAGATAACGACTTTACCTGGAAAGATTTTCAGGCTCGTAATAACAACGAATTGGTAGCAGTATTCGGTAACTTTATTAATCGTGCACTAGTGCTTACCGAGAAATACTTCGGCGATCAGGTTCCTGCTGCAGGCGAGATGGACGACTACGACAAGCAAACACTTGCTGATTTTGAGAACGTGAAGAAGGATGTGGAACACTATCTGGATACATTCAAATTCCGTGAAGCTCAGAAAGAAGCTATGAACCTTGCCCGTATCGGTAATAAGTATCTGGCTGACACAGAACCTTGGAAAGTTGCAAAGACAGACCTTAACCGTGTAGCAACTATTCTGAATATCAGCTTGCAGCTTGCAGCTAATCTGGCTATTGCTTTCGAACCATTCCTACCGTTTACCTCAGAGAAACTGAGAGAGATGCTGAATATGCCTACTTTTGACTGGGCAGAACTTGGTCAGACAAACCTTCTTGAAGCCGGTCATAAGCTGAACAAAGCAGAACTTCTTTTCGAAAAGATAGAAGACAGTGTAATTGAAGCACAGGTTCAAAAGCTTCTGGATACCAAGAAAGCAAATGAAGAAGCCAACTATAAAGCAAATCCTATCCGTGAAAACATTGAGTTCGATGATTTCACTAAGCTGGATATTCGTGTTGGTACAGTATTGGAATGCCAAAAGGTTCCTAAAGCCGACAAACTTCTTCAGTTCAAGATTGACGACGGACTGGAATGCCGCACCATTGTATCAGGAATTGCAAAACATTATGCACCTGAAGAGTTGGTAGGCAAGCAAGTTTGCTTCATCGCTAACCTTGCTCCCCGCAAGCTGAAAGGCATTGTTTCTGAAGGAATGATTCTTTCTGCCGAAAACAATGACGGTAGTCTGGCTCTAATCATGCCGGGCAAAGAAGTAAAACCGGGTAGCGAAGTAAAATAAACAAGGATAAAAAAGGATGGCAAAAACGCTGAAGGAGAAAACCATTTGGGCGCTGATTTGGAATGTACTGGATAAAGTTGGACAACAAATTATTCTTTTCATTGTAGGAATACTGGTAGCCCGAATCCTTTCTTCGGAAGATTATGCCTTGGTGGGCATGCTTTCCATCTTTACAGCTTTAGCAAATATTGTAATTGAGAGCGGTTTTTCAACTGCTCTCATTCGCAAAAACGATGCAACATCAACAGACTACAGTTCTGTGTTCTATTTCAATATGGGAGCAAGTATTGTAGTCTATCTGCTGCTTTTTATTTGTGCACCCTTCATAGCCGATTTCTTCAACCAGCCATCGCTTACACTGATTGCCCGGATTGTCTTTCTGGCTATTCCGATAAATTCAATCAGTCTGATACAGAGCACCATACTTACCAAGCAGATTAATTTCAAGAAGCTCACCAAAGTAAACTTTATCTCTTTGTTAGCTTCCGGATTACTCTCCTTGTATATGGCTTACTCCGGTTATGGTGTATGGACATTGGTTGTACAACCGGTATCTCTGGCCATTGTCCGCTCCATGCTTCTTTGGATTGCAAGCAGCTGGCGCCCTGTTAAGGAATTCAGTATCCAATCCATAAAAGAACTGTTTGCTTTCGCTTCCAATCTTAT is part of the uncultured Bacteroides sp. genome and encodes:
- a CDS encoding acetate--CoA ligase family protein, translated to MITKELLHPQSIVVVGASNNVHKPGGAILRNLISGGFQGELRAVNPKESEVQGIKSYSDVSEIPETDLAILAIPAGMCPAAVETLARDKQVRAFIILSAGFGEETHEGALLEDAILETVNKYEASLIGPNCIGLMNTWHHSVFTKPIPLLNPKGVDLISSSGATAVFILESAVTKGLQFNSVWSVGNAKQIGVEDVLQYMDENFNPETDSKIKLIYIESIKDPDRLLIHASSLIRKGCRIAAIKSGSSESGSRAASSHTGAIASSDSAVEALFRKAGIVRCYSREELTTVGCIFTLPPLKGKNFAIVTHAGGPGVMLTDALSKGGLNVPKLEGELADELKGKLFPGAAVGNPIDILATGTPEHLGLAIDYCEEKFEEIDAILVIFGTPGLVSMFEAYDVLHQKMLTCKKPVFPVLPSLHTAGKEVDVFLKKGHVNFADEVTLGTALIRIMNVPQPAVKEIELFGVDIPHIRRIIDSIQDNGYIEPHLVQDLLRSAGIPVVEEFVSADKEEVLAFARKCGFPVVAKVVGPIHKSDIGGVALNIKSEQHLALDFERMMKLPEVTAIMVQPMLKGTELFIGAKYEEKFGHVVLCGLGGIFVEVLKDVSSGLAPLSYEEAYSMIRSLKAYKIIQGTRGQKGVNEDKFAEIIVRLSTLLRFATEIKEMDINPLLATSKDVIAVDARIRVEK
- the metG gene encoding methionine--tRNA ligase, translated to MEKKYKRTTVTSALPYANGPVHIGHLAGVYVPADIYVRYLRLKKEDVLFVGGSDEHGVPITIRAKKEGVTPQDVVDKYHGIIKKSFEDFGISFDVYSRTSSKTHHEVASDFFKKLYDKGEFIEKTSEQYYDEEAKQFLADRYITGKCPHCGNENAYGDQCEACGTSLSPTDLIDPKSAISGSKPVMRETKHWYLPLDKHEAWLRQWILEDHKEWKSNVYGQCKSWLDMGLQPRAVSRDLDWGIPVPVEGAEGKVLYVWFDAPIGYISNTKELLPDSWETWWKDSNTRLLHFIGKDNIVFHCIVFPAMLKAEGSYILPDNVPANEFLNLEGDKISTSRNWAVWLHEYLQDFPGKQDVLRYVLTANAPETKDNDFTWKDFQARNNNELVAVFGNFINRALVLTEKYFGDQVPAAGEMDDYDKQTLADFENVKKDVEHYLDTFKFREAQKEAMNLARIGNKYLADTEPWKVAKTDLNRVATILNISLQLAANLAIAFEPFLPFTSEKLREMLNMPTFDWAELGQTNLLEAGHKLNKAELLFEKIEDSVIEAQVQKLLDTKKANEEANYKANPIRENIEFDDFTKLDIRVGTVLECQKVPKADKLLQFKIDDGLECRTIVSGIAKHYAPEELVGKQVCFIANLAPRKLKGIVSEGMILSAENNDGSLALIMPGKEVKPGSEVK